A genomic stretch from Angustibacter sp. Root456 includes:
- a CDS encoding DUF6328 family protein produces MTDNGPRRRDDRGESHDERMDRNWNELLQELRVSQTGVQILAGFLLTLPFQQRFTQLGATTRTLYLVTVVVACVSTLLLVTPVVLHRALFRRHAKDTLVRAADRLARAGLGALGVTVSGVVTLVFTVVLGGWSGAVAGLLLLLALGASWWLLPRRLRART; encoded by the coding sequence ATGACCGACAACGGCCCACGGCGCCGTGACGACCGCGGCGAGTCGCACGACGAGCGCATGGACCGCAACTGGAACGAGCTGCTCCAGGAGCTGCGGGTCAGCCAGACCGGAGTGCAGATCCTGGCCGGCTTCCTGCTGACGCTGCCGTTCCAGCAGCGGTTCACCCAGCTCGGCGCGACGACGCGCACCCTGTACCTCGTCACCGTGGTGGTGGCGTGCGTGTCGACGCTGCTGCTGGTGACACCGGTGGTGCTGCACCGCGCGCTGTTCCGCCGGCACGCCAAGGACACCCTCGTGCGCGCGGCCGACCGGCTCGCCCGCGCCGGCCTCGGGGCGCTCGGCGTGACCGTCAGCGGCGTCGTCACCCTGGTCTTCACGGTGGTGCTCGGCGGGTGGTCCGGTGCCGTGGCCGGCCTGCTCCTGCTGCTCGCACTGGGTGCGTCGTGGTGGCTGCTGCCCCGGCGACTGCGCGCGAGGACCTGA
- a CDS encoding CBS domain-containing protein, translating to MLSVQVRDIMTTSVICAAADEPVAAAAQRMRDLDIGALPVRGHDDVLSGVVTDRDLVLRVLAEGADPCHVTVGGIVQDGVVTVSADAEIADAARLMGQHRIRRLVVVSGRWVVGILSQGDLARALPEAVAGALAEAVSA from the coding sequence ATGCTGTCGGTGCAGGTGCGCGACATCATGACCACGTCGGTCATCTGCGCCGCCGCCGACGAACCCGTCGCCGCTGCCGCGCAGCGCATGCGGGACCTCGACATCGGTGCGCTGCCAGTGCGCGGGCACGACGACGTGCTGAGCGGCGTGGTCACTGACCGCGACCTCGTGTTGCGTGTGCTGGCGGAGGGAGCCGACCCCTGCCACGTCACGGTCGGCGGCATCGTCCAGGACGGCGTCGTGACAGTGTCTGCCGACGCCGAGATCGCGGACGCCGCCCGGCTGATGGGCCAGCACCGGATCCGCAGGTTGGTCGTGGTGAGCGGTCGCTGGGTGGTCGGGATCCTGAGCCAAGGCGATCTCGCACGAGCCCTGCCGGAGGCGGTGGCGGGCGCGTTGGCCGAGGCGGTGTCGGCCTGA
- the nucS gene encoding endonuclease NucS, translating to MRLVIARCSVDYVGRLTAHLPLATRLLLVKADGSVLVHSDGGSYKPLNWMSPPCTLAVGEPSQTDRTQGVELLWTVQHTKTGDSLQIRIHEVLHDSAHELGIDPGLVKDGVEAHLQRLLAEQIHTLGEGYTLVRREYMTAIGPVDILCRDGSGGAVAVEIKRRGEIDGVEQLTRYLELMNRDPLLAPVTGVFAAQEIKPQARTLATDRGIRCVTLDYAALRGLDDVGSRLF from the coding sequence GTGCGCCTGGTCATCGCCCGCTGCTCGGTCGACTACGTCGGCCGCCTCACCGCCCACCTTCCGCTCGCGACGCGGCTGCTGCTGGTCAAGGCCGACGGCAGCGTGCTGGTGCACTCCGACGGCGGCTCGTACAAGCCGCTCAACTGGATGAGCCCGCCGTGCACGCTCGCAGTCGGGGAGCCGTCGCAGACCGATCGCACCCAGGGCGTCGAGCTGCTGTGGACCGTGCAGCACACCAAGACCGGCGACTCCCTGCAGATTCGGATCCACGAGGTGCTGCACGACTCGGCGCACGAGCTGGGCATCGACCCGGGTCTGGTCAAGGACGGCGTCGAGGCGCACCTGCAGCGGCTGCTCGCCGAGCAGATCCACACGCTGGGCGAGGGCTACACGCTCGTGCGGCGCGAGTACATGACGGCGATCGGGCCGGTCGACATCCTGTGCCGCGACGGCTCGGGTGGCGCGGTCGCCGTCGAGATCAAGCGTCGCGGCGAGATCGACGGCGTCGAGCAGCTGACCCGTTACCTCGAGCTCATGAACCGCGACCCTCTGCTGGCCCCGGTGACCGGCGTCTTCGCGGCCCAGGAGATCAAGCCGCAGGCGCGCACTCTCGCGACCGACCGGGGAATCCGCTGCGTCACCCTGGACTACGCGGCCCTGCGCGGGTTGGACGACGTCGGCTCCCGGCTCTTCTGA
- a CDS encoding glycosyltransferase — MGSPRPLLAVLRARLAQLHGPREVSTLTLTHDAMGQGPTHSLRQDVAALAPLVAERSAGCDLVHALDLPSAATALAARRSTGVPVVVHDQPAARESASHARGSRAAWSAVLRAADGVVVPTTQDARAARAAGVPSGCVTVCASAALVAGAQCDDPAADPAPSSADAYLLGLSGVPELASVRAGLVAALDADRSLRIVLAGCADDGDQDRRRDLVGRAESRGVADRMDLRDVLPSVEMLDLVDGSAAVVATRSDPSSALSALVAMHRARPVVGVRSVSAEDVLVEGVTGRLVDAQDPASLARALVHTASDPFRRLSWGLAGLDRVSSRYDREVVMASILQAHERAVEHAA, encoded by the coding sequence GTGGGATCACCGCGTCCGCTGCTGGCGGTGCTGCGTGCGCGGTTGGCCCAGCTGCACGGCCCACGCGAGGTGTCGACGCTGACGCTCACTCACGACGCCATGGGGCAGGGGCCGACTCACTCGTTGCGCCAGGACGTCGCCGCGCTGGCGCCGCTGGTGGCCGAGCGGTCCGCCGGTTGCGATCTCGTGCACGCGCTGGACCTGCCGTCGGCCGCCACGGCCCTGGCGGCCCGGCGCAGCACCGGCGTGCCAGTGGTGGTGCACGACCAGCCGGCGGCGCGTGAGTCGGCGTCGCACGCCCGCGGCAGCCGAGCCGCGTGGTCCGCGGTGCTGCGCGCCGCGGACGGCGTCGTGGTGCCGACCACCCAGGACGCCCGGGCGGCACGAGCAGCGGGCGTGCCGTCCGGGTGCGTCACCGTCTGCGCGTCCGCGGCCCTCGTGGCTGGCGCGCAGTGCGACGACCCCGCGGCGGATCCCGCTCCGTCCAGCGCGGACGCCTACCTGCTCGGGCTGTCCGGCGTTCCGGAGCTGGCGTCGGTACGGGCCGGGCTCGTCGCGGCGCTGGACGCCGACCGATCGCTGCGCATCGTGCTCGCGGGCTGCGCCGACGACGGCGACCAGGACCGCCGGCGAGACCTGGTGGGGCGAGCCGAGAGCCGTGGCGTGGCCGACCGCATGGACCTGCGTGACGTGCTGCCCTCGGTCGAGATGCTCGACCTGGTCGACGGTTCAGCGGCCGTCGTCGCGACGCGCAGCGACCCCTCGTCCGCGTTGTCGGCGCTGGTGGCCATGCACCGTGCCCGCCCGGTGGTGGGCGTGCGCAGCGTGTCGGCCGAGGACGTCCTGGTCGAGGGCGTCACCGGCCGGCTGGTCGACGCGCAGGATCCGGCCTCGCTGGCCCGCGCGCTGGTGCATACCGCGTCAGACCCGTTCCGCCGCCTGTCGTGGGGCCTGGCGGGCCTCGACCGGGTGTCGTCGCGCTACGACCGCGAGGTGGTCATGGCCTCGATCCTGCAGGCCCACGAACGGGCCGTCGAGCACGCCGCCTGA
- a CDS encoding SRPBCC family protein: MARVSVGADLHVASPPEDAYHVWNQRYLYPRFLAGVLEVEELDGTWSRWVVERDGERCTLEVETTDNVPRRLVAWRDDGPGRPRTTVRLMGPPAGPTTVSVEVSWHPQHSGPDAVTEADRRLAELEADLHGFREYLKSELGGYVDTLRSLEQLPHTD, from the coding sequence ATGGCACGTGTGAGCGTTGGGGCGGACCTGCACGTCGCATCCCCGCCGGAGGATGCCTACCACGTATGGAACCAGCGGTACCTGTACCCGCGGTTCCTTGCCGGTGTGCTCGAGGTCGAGGAGCTCGACGGCACCTGGAGCCGCTGGGTGGTCGAGCGCGACGGCGAGCGGTGCACGCTCGAGGTCGAGACCACCGACAACGTTCCCCGGCGCCTGGTCGCCTGGCGCGATGACGGGCCCGGCCGCCCCCGCACGACGGTGCGTCTCATGGGACCGCCCGCGGGGCCGACCACGGTGTCGGTCGAGGTGAGCTGGCACCCGCAGCACTCCGGCCCGGACGCCGTCACCGAAGCCGACCGGCGACTCGCCGAGCTCGAGGCCGATCTGCACGGCTTCCGCGAGTACCTCAAGTCCGAGCTGGGCGGGTACGTCGACACGCTCCGCTCTCTCGAGCAGCTGCCCCACACCGACTGA
- a CDS encoding GNAT family N-acetyltransferase, which produces MSDLQCPATVLVMRHGQSEGNVSRRLSAAEPGAPLTERGRQQAKDAATALAGRNVARVYCSPLLRAQQTAGVLAEALGTGEPVVLQGMREFDLGDLEGSDTDADWARVDAVFDAWLDGDLAAALPGAESGGHVVARVRDALDEVADLHRGETVVVVSHGGAMSLALPWLAHNVRNDRARGAGIANCAVVELSGDSEGWRLVSWPPRTPQLGTSPYPGDLVELLGRADADRNLAPPSGHWPDGAAFETVAGVACAHLPLPYAWATQASLAGLGAAADAPPAGVVAAVTGWLQQHSPDAWHLVVDQQQVDGVAAATGLVEQLRHGVWLCDAAPEVPVPQGETSEPVLDRPRDVAEFLTVFGADLGPVVEGQLDLPDREFVVVRHEGRAIGCARLRDLAGTTYVGGVTVVPELRGRRWGRAVSALATRRALERSPLAWLHCDDTVSPLYSRLGYRRVTTHVHLGPARR; this is translated from the coding sequence GTGAGCGACCTCCAGTGCCCCGCCACCGTGCTCGTGATGCGGCACGGGCAGAGCGAGGGGAACGTCAGCCGCCGCCTGTCCGCCGCCGAGCCCGGAGCCCCGCTCACCGAACGGGGTCGCCAGCAGGCGAAGGATGCCGCCACCGCGTTGGCCGGGCGGAACGTGGCACGCGTGTACTGCAGCCCGCTGCTCCGGGCGCAGCAGACGGCCGGTGTGCTCGCGGAAGCCTTGGGCACCGGCGAACCCGTGGTGCTGCAGGGGATGCGTGAGTTCGACCTCGGAGATCTCGAAGGCAGCGACACCGACGCCGACTGGGCGCGCGTCGACGCCGTCTTCGACGCGTGGCTCGACGGCGACCTCGCGGCCGCGCTGCCTGGCGCGGAGTCGGGCGGGCACGTCGTCGCCCGGGTGCGCGACGCGCTCGACGAGGTGGCCGACCTGCACCGCGGCGAGACCGTGGTGGTCGTGAGCCACGGAGGGGCGATGTCGCTGGCGCTGCCCTGGCTCGCCCACAACGTGCGCAACGACCGGGCCCGCGGCGCGGGGATCGCGAACTGCGCGGTGGTGGAGCTGTCGGGCGACAGCGAGGGCTGGCGGCTCGTGTCGTGGCCCCCCCGCACCCCACAGCTCGGCACCTCGCCGTACCCCGGCGACCTGGTCGAGCTGCTGGGCCGGGCGGACGCCGACCGCAATCTCGCGCCACCGAGCGGTCACTGGCCCGACGGCGCTGCCTTCGAGACGGTCGCGGGTGTGGCGTGCGCTCACCTGCCACTGCCCTACGCCTGGGCCACCCAGGCGTCGCTGGCCGGCCTCGGGGCTGCCGCTGACGCGCCGCCGGCCGGGGTGGTCGCCGCTGTCACCGGGTGGCTTCAGCAGCACTCGCCCGACGCCTGGCACCTGGTGGTTGACCAGCAGCAGGTGGACGGCGTCGCGGCTGCCACCGGTCTGGTCGAGCAGCTCCGCCACGGAGTGTGGCTGTGCGACGCGGCCCCGGAAGTGCCTGTGCCGCAAGGGGAGACGAGCGAGCCTGTGTTGGATCGACCCCGGGACGTGGCGGAGTTCCTGACGGTCTTCGGCGCCGATCTCGGGCCCGTGGTCGAGGGCCAGCTCGACTTGCCTGACCGCGAGTTCGTCGTCGTGCGACACGAGGGCCGGGCCATCGGCTGCGCGCGCCTGCGAGACCTCGCGGGTACGACGTACGTCGGTGGCGTCACCGTCGTGCCCGAGCTGCGGGGCCGCAGGTGGGGCCGCGCGGTGTCGGCACTGGCGACCCGGCGGGCGCTCGAGCGCTCGCCGCTCGCGTGGCTGCACTGCGACGACACGGTGAGCCCCCTCTACTCCCGGCTCGGGTACCGCCGCGTCACGACGCACGTGCACCTCGGACCAGCACGCCGGTAA